One uncultured Methanobrevibacter sp. genomic window carries:
- a CDS encoding tRNA-dihydrouridine synthase translates to MKTIFDKCKLGNLNLKSRIIRTGLWESQQCDLDAIYERYEKIASSGVGLITSELYSIYPKDKFSEHSFKMNNLNFMTMARKLAEITHSYDVPILGQVEFIKYNRGHDLDIAVNDLTMDDIRKIQSDIIEAAQKLQVAGFDGIQLSIGNNFYLSKFINPYYNQRNDNYGGNVFNRMRLVLELVKVMKDNLDLHISCKVNTFDERKDGFDSHESLEACKLLEKVGVDSIQVTRPLSPLYFTKKLSGEDELINYTKKLIDSVDVPVIVGGGFDDMNHMNDILNRTDIEFMSMYRPFVAKNDFLKDWKTNAESKSRCLKCNNCYRTKTSTCYHY, encoded by the coding sequence ATGAAAACAATATTCGATAAATGCAAATTAGGGAATTTAAATCTCAAAAGTCGCATCATTAGAACCGGGCTTTGGGAGTCCCAGCAATGCGATTTGGATGCAATATATGAAAGATACGAAAAGATTGCTTCAAGCGGCGTTGGACTGATAACTTCAGAGTTATATTCAATATATCCTAAGGACAAATTCAGCGAACATTCATTTAAAATGAACAATCTCAATTTCATGACAATGGCAAGAAAACTGGCTGAAATTACACACAGCTACGACGTACCCATTCTGGGCCAGGTCGAATTCATCAAATATAACCGGGGACATGATTTGGATATTGCAGTAAATGATTTGACAATGGATGATATCCGCAAAATACAATCAGACATAATTGAAGCTGCTCAAAAACTTCAGGTTGCAGGTTTTGACGGTATACAGTTATCTATCGGAAACAATTTCTACTTATCCAAGTTCATCAACCCTTATTATAACCAGAGAAATGACAATTATGGAGGAAATGTCTTCAACAGAATGAGACTTGTTCTGGAACTGGTTAAAGTGATGAAAGACAATCTTGATTTGCACATTTCATGTAAGGTAAACACTTTTGATGAGAGAAAAGACGGATTTGATTCCCATGAAAGTCTTGAAGCATGCAAACTGCTTGAAAAGGTAGGTGTCGATTCAATTCAGGTAACAAGGCCTCTTTCACCATTATATTTCACAAAAAAATTATCCGGTGAAGATGAACTTATCAACTACACAAAAAAACTTATTGACAGTGTTGATGTTCCGGTTATTGTCGGCGGCGGATTCGATGACATGAACCACATGAACGACATACTGAACAGAACAGATATAGAATTCATGTCCATGTACAGGCCGTTTGTTGCAAAAAATGATTTTTTAAAAGACTGGAAAACTAATGCTGAAAGCAAATCAAGATGCCTCAAGTGCAATAACTGCTATAGAACTAAAACAAGCACATGTTATCATTACTAA
- a CDS encoding DUF6110 family protein → MERNEIIDKCVEHKHALIFAAGVATALIGKKILESKTVKDAATKGMASVMSAKKDAEECFQDMKENAEDIVDDAHAEDKKEIYIESKD, encoded by the coding sequence ATGGAACGTAATGAAATAATTGACAAATGTGTAGAACATAAACATGCTTTAATTTTTGCAGCAGGAGTTGCAACCGCTTTAATCGGTAAAAAAATACTCGAATCCAAAACAGTTAAAGATGCAGCTACCAAAGGTATGGCATCTGTAATGTCTGCTAAAAAGGATGCTGAAGAATGCTTCCAGGACATGAAAGAAAACGCTGAAGATATTGTTGATGATGCTCACGCTGAAGATAAAAAAGAAATCTACATTGAATCTAAAGATTAA
- a CDS encoding heavy metal translocating P-type ATPase encodes MKYQVMHDNGPRLRVRAGQWAFTKEEGYGLASLLLDYDFIHDVFTSHRNGSITIYYDGNPENKQKIFEILNSFTMDDLVEGEPTQTQVSKEITDDFYLKLAKMTARRLLGRWFLPLPIKNALTIIRASKYIWEGLDSLTDFRIDVALLDGAAVAGALLQRQYQPASSMMFLLSISDALEDYTVQKAKSTLKDSLALNIDTVWVVGDDGEEKQVSAMEIRKGDKIKIHMGDVIPVDGKVVDGEAMVNEASMTGEPLAVHKAEGKTVHAGTVIEEGNIIVEVYSMNKETRLNKIIDLIENSEELKADTQSKAERLADSIVPYSFLATALTYLITRDASKALSVLMVDFSCAIKLTTPLSIISAMREASDNRMMIKGGKFLEAYANADTIVFDKTGTLTNATPKVVEVIPMSSKYKRDDILRMAACIEEHFAHSIATAIVKQAEEEGLKHEEDHSEVEYIVAHGIVTEYDGKRAVIGSRHFLFDDENVKVTKRQEKKIEKEVAEHSVVYLAIDGKLEGLICIDDPVREEAKYVIEELKSLGIENVIMLTGDSESGAKAGAKALGITEYRSQVLPEDKSRIVEELKADGKTVIMVGDGINDSPALAAADVSVSMKHSSDIAREVADISLLSDDLYDLVTLRKLSTGMLDKINSNYHNIVAVNGSLLVLGVLGVIPPSTSSMIHNLSTMLFGAMSTKSVLNDSDFSNDIEVEAIEVADAS; translated from the coding sequence ATGAAATATCAAGTAATGCATGATAACGGGCCTCGTTTAAGAGTCCGTGCCGGCCAATGGGCTTTCACAAAAGAAGAAGGCTACGGGCTTGCCTCATTACTTTTGGATTATGATTTTATCCATGATGTTTTTACTTCTCATAGAAACGGTAGTATAACCATATATTATGATGGAAACCCTGAAAACAAGCAGAAAATTTTTGAAATTTTAAATAGCTTCACAATGGATGATCTTGTTGAAGGAGAACCTACACAAACTCAGGTTTCAAAGGAAATCACTGATGACTTCTATTTAAAATTGGCAAAGATGACCGCTCGCAGATTGCTTGGAAGATGGTTCCTGCCACTTCCTATTAAAAATGCACTGACAATTATCCGTGCTTCAAAATATATCTGGGAAGGTCTGGACAGCTTGACTGATTTCCGCATAGATGTGGCACTGCTTGACGGTGCGGCTGTTGCAGGGGCTCTATTGCAAAGACAATATCAGCCTGCAAGCTCAATGATGTTCTTATTGTCTATCTCCGACGCTTTAGAAGACTACACAGTACAGAAAGCTAAAAGTACTTTAAAAGACAGTTTAGCTTTAAATATTGATACAGTCTGGGTAGTCGGAGACGATGGTGAAGAAAAACAGGTTTCTGCAATGGAAATCAGAAAAGGAGATAAAATCAAAATCCACATGGGAGATGTAATTCCTGTGGATGGTAAAGTAGTTGACGGCGAGGCAATGGTTAACGAAGCCTCCATGACTGGAGAACCATTGGCGGTCCATAAAGCAGAAGGAAAAACAGTTCATGCCGGAACTGTTATCGAAGAAGGAAATATCATTGTTGAAGTTTACTCAATGAACAAGGAAACCAGATTAAACAAAATCATTGATCTGATTGAAAACTCAGAAGAGCTTAAGGCTGATACACAAAGTAAGGCTGAAAGGCTTGCTGATTCAATTGTTCCTTACAGTTTCCTTGCAACTGCACTGACATATCTGATTACAAGAGACGCATCAAAAGCGTTGTCTGTACTTATGGTTGATTTCTCATGTGCAATTAAGCTGACTACTCCTCTGTCAATCATCTCTGCAATGCGTGAAGCATCAGACAACAGAATGATGATTAAGGGAGGAAAATTCCTAGAAGCATATGCAAATGCAGATACAATAGTATTTGACAAGACCGGAACACTGACAAATGCAACTCCAAAAGTTGTTGAAGTTATTCCAATGTCAAGCAAATACAAACGCGATGATATTCTAAGAATGGCCGCATGTATCGAGGAGCACTTTGCACACAGTATCGCTACAGCTATTGTAAAACAGGCTGAAGAGGAAGGTCTCAAGCATGAGGAAGACCACAGTGAAGTTGAATACATTGTTGCTCATGGTATTGTAACAGAATATGACGGCAAACGTGCAGTAATAGGATCCAGACACTTCCTGTTTGATGATGAAAACGTAAAAGTCACCAAACGTCAGGAGAAAAAGATAGAAAAAGAAGTTGCTGAACATTCTGTAGTATATCTTGCAATCGACGGAAAACTTGAAGGATTAATCTGCATTGATGATCCTGTAAGGGAAGAGGCAAAATATGTCATTGAAGAGCTTAAGTCATTAGGCATTGAAAATGTCATAATGCTTACCGGTGACAGTGAAAGCGGTGCAAAAGCAGGAGCTAAAGCACTTGGAATCACAGAATATAGGTCACAGGTCCTTCCGGAAGACAAATCAAGAATTGTTGAAGAACTCAAAGCAGACGGTAAAACCGTAATCATGGTCGGAGACGGAATTAACGATTCACCTGCACTTGCAGCTGCGGATGTGTCTGTTTCAATGAAACATTCATCCGACATTGCACGTGAAGTTGCAGACATATCACTGCTGTCAGATGATTTATACGACCTTGTAACTTTAAGAAAACTCAGTACAGGAATGCTTGATAAAATCAACTCCAACTACCACAATATTGTAGCAGTAAACGGTTCTCTTTTAGTATTGGGGGTATTGGGTGTTATTCCACCGTCAACATCTTCAATGATACATAACTTATCCACAATGCTTTTCGGTGCGATGAGTACAAAATCTGTTTTAAATGACAGTGATTTTTCAAATGATATTGAAGTTGAAGCTATTGAAGTAGCTGATGCTTCATAA
- the cofC gene encoding 2-phospho-L-lactate guanylyltransferase, producing the protein MDNIYAIIPVTTFKNAKTRLSPFLSEEERENLLKAMLHDVTDTLKKYVDKIIIISRDEDVLSYAESLNVKPMLENENSNLNKALTQAMKYCKGKVRKVIIVPSDIPLIGKTNLKMLIDASKNLDFIIVPSKGGGTNMIIMKPMAIRTRYEGFSYKEHVNAAEKKKLNPQVHDSFFMALDVNTSQDLGEIMIHGEKTHTRQYLKELKVSVESSRGEQRLDVTRAD; encoded by the coding sequence ATGGACAATATCTATGCAATAATACCTGTTACCACATTCAAAAATGCAAAAACCAGACTTTCCCCGTTTTTATCTGAAGAAGAAAGGGAAAATCTTCTAAAAGCAATGCTTCATGACGTAACAGATACATTGAAAAAATATGTGGATAAGATAATTATTATCAGCAGAGATGAAGACGTATTGAGTTATGCTGAAAGTTTAAATGTTAAACCGATGCTGGAAAATGAAAACTCCAATCTGAACAAGGCTTTAACACAGGCCATGAAGTACTGCAAGGGAAAGGTCAGGAAAGTAATTATTGTTCCTTCAGACATTCCACTGATTGGAAAAACAAACCTGAAAATGCTTATTGATGCATCAAAAAACCTTGATTTCATTATTGTTCCGTCCAAAGGCGGTGGAACAAACATGATTATCATGAAACCTATGGCGATACGCACAAGATATGAAGGTTTCAGCTATAAGGAACATGTCAATGCCGCCGAAAAGAAAAAACTGAATCCACAGGTTCATGACTCATTCTTTATGGCCCTTGACGTTAACACATCCCAGGATTTGGGCGAAATAATGATTCACGGTGAGAAAACCCACACCAGACAATACCTGAAAGAACTTAAAGTTTCAGTTGAATCTTCCCGTGGCGAACAGAGACTTGACGTTACAAGAGCTGATTAG
- a CDS encoding ABC transporter ATP-binding protein, with amino-acid sequence MAIEVKNINKSFEGKKKDELSVLENINLTINDGELVCLLGPSGCGKTTLLRLIAGLDQPTSGEIVANGEVVKKPSGDRAVIFQQYSLFPWLTVLQNVTFGLEMTTKNSKEENIAAAERYLKSVGLIDFKDSYPHELSGGMKQRVAIIRSLLNHSPILLMDEPFSALDMQNRHKLQEQLIGVWKRFENTIVFVTHDVDEAVYLADKIVILDKNPGRIAYVVDVDIERPRRRDSPEFIKLQESIVKDLNMEE; translated from the coding sequence ATGGCAATTGAAGTTAAAAATATTAACAAATCCTTTGAAGGTAAAAAGAAGGATGAATTATCTGTTTTGGAAAATATTAATTTAACTATTAATGACGGTGAACTGGTTTGTCTTTTAGGACCTTCAGGATGTGGAAAAACCACTCTCCTAAGACTGATTGCAGGTCTTGATCAGCCTACTTCCGGTGAAATAGTCGCTAACGGTGAAGTAGTTAAAAAACCGTCAGGTGACCGAGCGGTTATTTTCCAGCAATACTCTTTATTCCCATGGCTGACTGTTCTTCAGAATGTTACCTTCGGTCTGGAGATGACAACTAAAAATTCCAAGGAAGAAAATATTGCTGCTGCAGAAAGATATCTTAAAAGTGTCGGTTTAATTGACTTTAAAGATAGCTATCCTCATGAACTTTCAGGTGGTATGAAACAAAGGGTTGCAATTATTAGATCCTTGCTTAACCATTCACCTATCTTGCTTATGGATGAGCCGTTTTCTGCATTGGATATGCAAAATAGACATAAGTTACAGGAACAGCTGATTGGAGTTTGGAAAAGATTTGAAAATACAATCGTTTTTGTAACTCACGATGTGGATGAAGCGGTATATCTTGCAGATAAAATAGTGATTCTTGATAAAAATCCTGGCCGTATTGCTTATGTCGTTGACGTTGACATTGAAAGGCCAAGAAGAAGGGACTCTCCTGAATTTATAAAGCTTCAGGAATCCATTGTAAAAGATTTAAACATGGAAGAATAG
- a CDS encoding ABC transporter permease, giving the protein MFENYKNKFIPLILPVILILFWYLITNGLGLFSAYILPGPLDVLNSAWVVIENGKLLTNTIDTLFKVFAGLILASIVAIPLGILLGWYKTLEDIATFVISILRPIPPVAWIPFSILWFGIGTVPAVFIIFMGCVFPILIYTLDGVKRTDKVLVESAQTLGANDWNVLKRIVVPSAVPYIVSGLKVGIGIALMCTISAEMIGSSSGLGYMILTATNLFDTGTTVVGMLVIGLIGLVFDFVFTKAQDRIFW; this is encoded by the coding sequence ATGTTTGAAAATTATAAAAATAAATTCATTCCTTTAATTTTACCGGTAATTTTAATATTGTTCTGGTATCTAATCACCAACGGTTTGGGATTATTTTCAGCATATATCTTACCGGGTCCTTTGGATGTTTTAAATTCCGCATGGGTTGTTATTGAGAATGGAAAACTTTTGACAAATACTATTGATACATTATTTAAAGTATTTGCAGGTTTGATACTGGCTTCAATTGTGGCTATTCCTTTAGGTATTCTTCTTGGATGGTATAAGACTTTGGAGGATATTGCTACTTTTGTAATAAGTATATTAAGACCGATTCCTCCTGTTGCATGGATTCCATTTTCAATCTTGTGGTTTGGAATAGGTACAGTTCCTGCAGTATTTATTATATTCATGGGTTGTGTTTTCCCTATTTTGATATATACTCTTGATGGGGTTAAAAGAACCGACAAGGTTTTAGTAGAATCAGCTCAGACTTTAGGAGCTAATGATTGGAATGTCTTAAAACGTATTGTAGTGCCTTCAGCTGTTCCATACATCGTTTCCGGATTGAAAGTGGGTATTGGTATTGCTTTAATGTGTACAATCTCTGCAGAAATGATAGGTTCAAGCAGCGGATTAGGTTATATGATTTTAACAGCAACTAATTTATTCGATACAGGTACTACTGTAGTGGGTATGCTGGTTATTGGTTTAATCGGTTTAGTGTTTGACTTCGTATTTACTAAAGCACAAGACAGGATATTCTGGTAG
- a CDS encoding DUF4870 domain-containing protein: MDSRTVLAILGYILAVFFPIIGLIYGLVLYFVKGDDEYIKKHAKYIIIIAVIMLIIDIIIVATFGLTFFFFGTTA; this comes from the coding sequence GTGGATTCTAGAACAGTTCTTGCAATACTTGGTTATATTCTTGCAGTATTTTTCCCGATTATAGGTTTAATTTACGGTTTGGTATTGTACTTTGTTAAAGGTGATGATGAATATATCAAAAAACACGCAAAATATATAATCATCATTGCAGTAATTATGCTGATAATTGATATAATAATAGTAGCTACATTTGGACTCACATTTTTCTTCTTCGGAACAACAGCATAA
- a CDS encoding NAD(P)-dependent glycerol-1-phosphate dehydrogenase — protein sequence MSNRKIQMPREVYIDPGIIKDTAEICKSLHLDKKILIVTGSHTYDVGAKPVIESLEVENIDYDVIKVKNASAESISEVEEMITSDTTVLGIGGGKVIDVAKLSSFNQGVYFVSMPTTASHDGIVSPMASIKNPNTSISVAAHSPIAVIADSELLAQSPFRLLSAGCADLISNFTAIKDWELAHRLKNESFSESAAALSIMSAHLITDNVANIKPNLEPSARIVMKSLFSGGMAISIAGSSRPASGSEHLFSHALDKILDKPALHGEQCGIGTIMMMYLHGGDWKAIRDSLKAVQAPTTAKEVGISDEDIIDALVMAHEIRPERYTILGDNGISKEAAYELAQKTGVI from the coding sequence ATGAGTAATAGGAAAATACAAATGCCGAGAGAAGTTTACATTGATCCGGGCATTATTAAGGATACTGCAGAAATCTGTAAATCTCTGCACTTGGATAAAAAGATTTTAATCGTTACAGGTTCCCATACATATGATGTAGGTGCAAAACCTGTAATTGAAAGCCTTGAGGTCGAAAATATTGATTATGATGTAATTAAAGTTAAAAATGCATCAGCCGAATCAATATCTGAAGTCGAAGAAATGATTACCTCTGACACTACTGTTTTAGGTATCGGCGGCGGAAAAGTAATTGACGTAGCTAAACTGTCTTCATTCAATCAGGGCGTGTATTTCGTATCCATGCCGACAACAGCTTCTCACGACGGTATTGTATCTCCTATGGCATCAATTAAAAATCCTAATACTTCAATATCTGTTGCGGCACACTCACCGATAGCTGTTATAGCAGACTCAGAACTTCTCGCACAATCTCCTTTCAGACTGCTTTCTGCAGGGTGTGCGGATTTAATATCTAATTTTACTGCAATAAAGGATTGGGAATTGGCACACAGGCTTAAAAACGAATCATTCAGTGAATCAGCTGCAGCATTGTCTATAATGTCAGCTCATCTGATTACTGATAATGTGGCTAATATAAAACCTAATCTCGAACCAAGTGCAAGAATTGTAATGAAATCACTGTTCAGCGGAGGAATGGCAATCAGCATCGCAGGCTCATCAAGACCTGCAAGCGGATCTGAACATCTCTTTTCCCATGCACTTGATAAAATTCTGGACAAACCTGCTTTGCATGGTGAACAATGCGGTATTGGAACAATAATGATGATGTATCTTCATGGAGGGGACTGGAAAGCTATCAGAGATTCTCTAAAAGCAGTACAGGCTCCAACAACTGCAAAAGAAGTTGGAATTTCTGACGAAGATATCATAGATGCATTGGTTATGGCTCATGAAATAAGGCCTGAAAGATATACAATTTTAGGAGATAACGGAATTTCAAAAGAAGCGGCATATGAACTTGCACAAAAAACAGGGGTGATTTAA
- a CDS encoding CPBP family intramembrane glutamic endopeptidase: MSENKKFFSKIGFNYLILGISAIILQVVLMNVASLANIDIFSNYNILTIFTAVCNYLLPLPIIIYLMKRIESESIEKHSLSIKTFLKYFAVTLTLMWAGNIIGLVITILLGGLTQTSISNPVQDMINSTNIWLNLLLISIIGPVFEEFFFRKLLVDRTIKYGARVSIILSAVIFGFFHGNLNQFFYAFFIGGFFAYVYIKTGNIIYPILLHIAVNLMGSVVSLFVTTSVETITSGTVYPADLAIVLIYILIVVISFVIGMVCLANYDKYRFYGLKTKIGLTHPIKTMFLNYGMILFIVFCLIEIIHQLIG; the protein is encoded by the coding sequence TTGAGTGAAAACAAGAAATTTTTCTCAAAAATAGGATTTAATTACCTGATTTTAGGTATTTCGGCTATAATACTGCAAGTAGTCCTGATGAATGTGGCATCATTAGCAAATATTGACATATTCAGCAATTACAACATCCTGACAATATTTACAGCAGTCTGCAACTACCTGCTGCCGTTGCCGATTATCATATATCTTATGAAACGGATTGAAAGTGAAAGCATTGAAAAGCACTCACTGAGCATCAAAACATTTCTGAAATACTTTGCTGTAACACTTACGTTAATGTGGGCCGGAAACATTATCGGACTGGTCATTACAATCCTTTTAGGAGGCCTAACACAGACAAGCATTTCAAATCCTGTTCAGGATATGATAAACTCAACAAACATCTGGCTGAATCTCCTGCTAATCAGCATAATCGGACCTGTATTTGAAGAGTTTTTCTTCAGAAAGCTTCTGGTAGACAGAACAATCAAATATGGTGCCCGAGTCAGCATAATACTCTCAGCAGTGATATTCGGATTTTTCCACGGAAACCTCAATCAGTTCTTCTATGCGTTTTTCATCGGAGGATTTTTCGCATATGTCTACATTAAAACCGGAAACATCATCTATCCCATTTTACTGCATATTGCTGTAAATCTTATGGGATCTGTTGTAAGCCTGTTTGTCACAACAAGCGTTGAGACAATAACTTCAGGAACAGTCTATCCCGCAGACCTTGCGATAGTGCTGATTTATATTTTAATTGTAGTAATTTCATTCGTGATTGGGATGGTTTGCCTTGCAAACTATGATAAATACAGATTCTACGGTCTTAAAACAAAAATAGGACTGACACATCCAATTAAAACAATGTTTTTAAACTATGGGATGATTTTATTTATAGTGTTTTGCCTAATTGAAATAATACATCAGTTGATAGGCTAA
- a CDS encoding 4Fe-4S dicluster domain-containing protein, with translation MRARHGGGHSIGLEIGKFVFSELLASSYKSRWRIGNDIHRCTLCGKCQMLCPVNAITVSRHNRTWTLNNRRCRQCLECIVKCPSRSLTQVRL, from the coding sequence ATGAGAGCAAGACATGGTGGAGGCCATTCAATTGGCCTTGAAATTGGTAAATTTGTTTTTTCAGAATTGTTGGCATCATCTTATAAATCCAGATGGAGAATAGGAAATGATATTCACAGATGCACATTATGCGGTAAATGCCAAATGCTCTGTCCGGTAAATGCTATAACAGTCAGCAGGCACAACAGGACTTGGACACTAAACAATAGGCGTTGCAGGCAATGTCTTGAGTGTATAGTCAAATGTCCGTCTCGTTCTTTAACTCAAGTGAGGTTATGA
- the thiD gene encoding bifunctional hydroxymethylpyrimidine kinase/phosphomethylpyrimidine kinase: MIVMSIAGVDPSAGAGVFADLKTFQAIGVYGTGIVTALTAQNPYKFFSTLPVSEAYIEEQIDAVMDSYEVEFIKTGMLYSPEIIKLVSGKIKEYGLKAVVDPVMVATSGGDLTKEDIAKSLNKHLLPNSILTTPNIAEAEKLTGMKIDSKESAEKASKLIKCDNLITGGHLDGLNTISISGEVTFKKQELIETENLHGTGCNLSAAITAYLAQNNDLKTSILKSLDYVYEGIKNGNHGTLIAKI; encoded by the coding sequence ATGATCGTAATGTCCATTGCAGGTGTTGACCCGTCAGCAGGAGCAGGAGTGTTTGCAGATTTGAAGACATTTCAGGCTATCGGAGTTTATGGAACTGGAATTGTAACTGCTTTAACAGCTCAAAATCCATACAAATTCTTTTCAACACTACCTGTCAGTGAAGCATACATTGAAGAGCAGATTGATGCAGTAATGGATTCATATGAAGTTGAATTTATCAAAACAGGGATGCTCTATTCACCGGAAATTATAAAACTGGTTTCTGGAAAAATTAAGGAATATGGCCTGAAAGCAGTTGTTGATCCGGTTATGGTTGCAACTTCAGGCGGAGACCTTACAAAGGAAGATATTGCAAAATCTCTGAATAAACATCTGCTTCCAAATTCCATTTTAACAACACCAAACATTGCCGAAGCCGAAAAACTGACAGGTATGAAAATCGATTCAAAGGAAAGTGCAGAGAAAGCTTCCAAACTGATTAAATGTGATAACCTGATTACCGGAGGACATCTTGACGGCCTTAACACTATCAGCATAAGCGGCGAAGTTACATTTAAAAAGCAGGAACTGATTGAAACCGAAAACCTTCACGGTACCGGATGTAACCTCTCAGCGGCAATTACTGCGTATCTGGCTCAGAACAATGATTTGAAAACCTCCATTTTAAAGTCACTTGACTATGTATACGAAGGCATTAAAAATGGAAACCACGGAACACTGATTGCTAAAATTTAA
- the proS gene encoding proline--tRNA ligase — protein MVENFDEWFHDILEQADITDSRYPIKGMAVWRPYGFQIRKHSMNIIKKLLDEDHDEVLFPMLVPESELAKEGIHVKGFEDEVYWVTKGGQRELNEQLALRPTSETAIYPMYSLWIRTHIDLPIKMYQIVNTFRYETKHTRPLIRVREITTFKEAHTAHATKEESDEQIQDFIEMYKQFFDDLEIPYLISKRPEWDKFPGSDYTMAFDVIMPNGKTLQIGTIHNLGQTFAKTFDITFEDKDGEHKLVYQTCAGVSDRVIASVIGIHGDDKGLRLPPKVSPNQVTIIPILFKKGKEEVLAKCAEIKETLESRGIRVNIDDRDIRPGKKFNDWELKGTPIKLELGPRDLENNITIAMARDTEEKTEIPLDDNLADKIIELLNQSSDNLSAQAWAFQDEHVKFANTLEEVPELVEAGNVVKFYWCGEEEVGHEIEEKTGYDVLGIQEEVSEGKCIASGKDAKYIALIAKTY, from the coding sequence ATGGTGGAAAATTTTGACGAATGGTTTCATGATATTTTAGAACAAGCGGATATAACTGATTCAAGATACCCTATCAAGGGAATGGCTGTTTGGAGACCTTACGGTTTTCAGATAAGAAAACATTCAATGAATATAATAAAAAAATTACTGGATGAAGATCATGATGAAGTACTGTTTCCTATGCTTGTTCCTGAAAGTGAGCTTGCAAAAGAAGGAATTCATGTAAAAGGATTTGAAGATGAAGTATACTGGGTTACAAAAGGCGGTCAAAGGGAACTGAATGAACAACTAGCCTTAAGACCGACCAGTGAAACTGCAATCTATCCGATGTATTCATTATGGATTAGAACTCACATTGACCTTCCAATCAAAATGTACCAGATTGTAAATACATTCAGATACGAAACCAAACACACAAGACCTTTAATCAGAGTAAGGGAAATTACTACATTCAAAGAAGCACACACAGCTCATGCAACCAAAGAGGAATCAGATGAGCAAATCCAGGACTTTATTGAAATGTATAAACAGTTCTTTGACGATCTGGAAATTCCGTACTTAATTTCCAAAAGACCTGAATGGGACAAATTTCCAGGTTCTGACTACACAATGGCCTTTGATGTAATAATGCCTAACGGTAAAACCCTTCAAATAGGTACAATACACAATTTAGGTCAGACTTTTGCAAAAACTTTCGACATTACCTTTGAAGACAAGGACGGCGAACACAAACTTGTCTATCAGACCTGCGCAGGAGTATCCGACAGAGTCATTGCATCAGTAATAGGAATTCACGGAGATGACAAGGGATTAAGATTACCACCGAAAGTATCACCGAATCAGGTTACCATAATTCCAATTTTATTCAAAAAAGGAAAAGAAGAAGTCCTGGCAAAATGTGCAGAAATTAAAGAAACTCTAGAGTCCAGAGGAATCAGAGTCAATATTGATGACAGAGACATAAGACCCGGTAAAAAATTCAATGACTGGGAGCTTAAAGGAACTCCGATTAAACTTGAACTTGGACCTAGAGACCTTGAAAACAACATTACAATTGCAATGGCAAGAGACACTGAAGAAAAAACAGAAATTCCACTGGATGACAATCTGGCAGATAAAATTATTGAATTATTAAATCAGTCCTCTGATAACCTATCTGCACAGGCATGGGCTTTCCAGGATGAACATGTCAAGTTTGCAAACACCTTAGAAGAAGTTCCAGAGCTTGTTGAAGCGGGAAATGTTGTTAAATTCTACTGGTGCGGAGAAGAAGAAGTAGGGCATGAAATTGAAGAGAAAACTGGTTATGATGTTTTAGGTATCCAGGAAGAAGTTTCAGAGGGCAAATGCATAGCCAGCGGCAAGGATGCAAAATACATTGCTTTAATAGCTAAAACATACTAG